The Planctomycetota bacterium genomic sequence TCTTCACGGAAGTCGACGAGATCGCCTTCCTTCTGATTCGGATCGGCGTTGTTCTTCCAACCGTGTACGAACGGCAACACGAGGATGCCACGCTCGGTCTCGGCGTTACGGCGTTCGATCAGGTCCAGCGTGTCCTCGAGCTGGTCGAGCTTCCAGAACGTGCCCTGGTCATCGAACTCGATGATCGCAAGGTCGTACGCGATGTCTCCGCCGCCATCGAGCGACACGGTCTGGAGGTACTGCTCAGGCGTTGCGTTGTAGAGCTAGTGATTGACGCAGCCGGCGAGCATGGCCAGGCACAGGAGCAGTGCGAGTCGAGAAGTCATGACGGTTCATCTTTGAGTGGGTCGGCGCTGGTTTGTCCGATCTGCACGCCGACGAGGCGCGCGACGACGATGGCGAGGTAGATCTGGCCGGCGGCGGCTTGGAGGGTGGTCAGCGCGTCGGCGCGGGGCGAGGCGGGGGAGATGTTGCCGTAGCCAAGGGTGGTGAGCGTGACGAAGCTGAAGCCAAGGAAGCGATCGAACCGGTCGGGCTCGGCGGCACCGGCGGGGAAGCTGAACGAGCCGGGCACGACGCTCTCGAGCAGTGCGTAAGCCATCGCGCCGATTAGCCCGAGCAGCAGGTAGACCGACATCGCCTGGCAGATTGTGTCGGCAGTGACGCGTCGGCCGTCGAACATCGCGACCAACAGCAGCACGCCGACCACGAAGTAGAACGCCAACGTCACAAGCAGAAACACCCGCGCCGCGACATGGTTGGACGTCAACAGAAACAACCCCTGCGAAAGGGCCGACGCGACGCCGAGACCCGCGACGACGATCAAGTGCCAACACTTCCCCGCGACCGCGAACGCACCGGCGAGCAGCGTCCCGAACAGCAGCACGTCCGCCACGCCGACACCCAACACACTCGCCTCGATGAACGGCCGAACGAACGCGATCAGGATCAACGCCGCCAACAAATAAGCAAAGCGAAACCGCGTCACGCCGGCGTCCTTCGGAAGCGCTCGCTGGTGCCTTGCACGACGCGGTAGATCGCGGGGGTGAGGATTACGCCGAAGATCGTCGCGAGGATCAGGCCGAAGAACACGGCGGTGCCGAGCGCGGTGCGTGCGCCGGCGCCCGCGCCGGTTGCGATGACCAGCGGGGCGGTGCCGAGGATGAACGAGAACGCCGTCATCAGGATCGGCCGGAAGCGCAAGCGGGCCGCCTCGATCGCGGCATCCGCGGGCGACAGTCCCTCGCTGCGTTTCTCCCGCGCGAACTCGATGATCAGGATGGCGTTCTTGCTCACCAGCGCGATCAGCAACACCACGCCGATCTGCGTGTACGTGTTGTTGTCGTACCCGCGCACAAACGCACCGCCCGCCACGCCGAGCAGCCCCAGCGGCACCGCGAGCAACACGGCGACCGGCAACGTCCACGACTCGTACTGTGCTGCGAGCGTCAGGTACACCAGCAACATCGACAGCCCGAAGATCAGGAGCACACTGCCGCTGGCCTGCTTCTCCTGGAACGACAGTCCGGTCCACTCGTAGCCGATCGACGCGGGCAGCGTTTGGGCGGCGATGTCTTCCATCAGGTTCAGCGCCTGACCGGACGACACGCCCGGTGCGCCGCTGCCCGAGACCGACGCGGACGGATAGAGGTTGTACCGGCTGATGAACGACGGCCCGAACCGCTGCTCGACCGTCGCGACCGCCGACAGCGGCACCGGCTCGCCATCGTCGTTGCGAACGCGGAGCTTGAGGATGTCGTCGGGCGTGGAGCGGAAGCTCGCGTCGGCCTGCACCTGCACCTGGAACGTGCGGCCGAAGGTGTTGAAGTCGTTGGCGTAGCTGCCGCCGAGGTTCGTTTGGAGCGTGCCGTAGACGGTGTCGAGGTCGAGGCCGAGCTGTTGGACTTTCTCACGGTCGACGTCGACGAACAGCTGCGGCACGGTCGCGCGGAAGGATGTGGAGACGCCTTGCACGTTCGACTGCGAGCCGGCCGCTTCGACGAGGCCGGCGGTTGCGGACTGCAGCGCGTCGACGCCGACGCCGGTGCGATCCTGCACCTGCATGTCGAATCCGCCGGCGAGCCCAACGCCGGGAATCGGCGGCGTCCCGAACGCGAATGCGACGCCGTCCATTACGCCGAACAGCTTGCCCTGCAAACCGCCGAGGATCTCCGCCTGGGTTTGCGCACGGTCGTCCCAGTTCTCCAGCGCGATGATGTACGACGCGACGTTGGGGTTGGCGACGTTGTCGATGAGCGAGAAGCCGCCGATCTGGATGGCCGAGCGGACGCCGTCGGTGTCGGCGAGGAGTGCGTTGACCTGATCGGTGACGGCGCGGGTCCGTTCGCGCGACGCGGCGTCGGGCAGGACGACCTGCGCCATCAGGATGCCCTGATCCTCGTCCGGCACGAACCCGGTCGGCAGTCCCATGAAGCCGAAGACGCCCGCGACGCTCAGGCCGATGAATACGACCATCGCGATCGCGGCCTTGCGGACCGCCTGCGTGACGACCTTGGTGTAGCCCTTGGTCGAGCCTTCGATCGCGGCGTCGAAGGCGCGAAACAGCGGGTTCTTCTTGCCGGTGTACTTCCGCATGAGCACGCCGCAGAGCGCGGGGCTGAGCGTGAGGGCGTTGATGGAGCTGAAGACGGTCGCGGCCGCGATGGTCAGGCCGAACTGGTTGTACATCACGCCCGTCAGCCCGCCCATGAAGCTGGTCGGCACGAACACCGCCAGCAGCACCAGCGTCGTCGCGACGATCGGCCCGGTGACTTCCGCCATCGCCTTGGCCGCGGCTTCCTTGGGCAAGAGGTCGGTCTCGGCGAGGTTGCGGGCGACGTTCTCCACGACCACGATCGCGTCGTCGACGACGATGCCGATCGCGAGCACCAAGCCGAACAGCGTGAGCGTGTTGAGCGAGAAGCCCAGCAGCGCCATCACCGCGAACGTGCCAATGAGCGAGACCGGGATCGTCACCGCGGGGATGAGCGTCGCTCGGAAGTCCTGCAGGAACACCAGCACCGTGAGGATCACCAATGCCGCGGCGATGAACAGCGTCGTGACGATCTCGCTGATCGACGCCCGCACTTGGTCGGCCGCGTCGTAGGTGATCGCCACATCCACGCCCTCGGGAAACGTCGGGCTCAGCTCGTCGATCAACGCCTGGATGCCGTCGGAGATCTCGATCAGGTTCGCGCCGGGCAGCTGAAAGATCGCCAGCACCGCCGCGGGTTTCTGGTCGACTTTCGACTCCATCACGTAGTTGGCCGCGCCCAGTTCGAGGCGGGCGACATCGCGGACGAAGACCTGCCGGCCGTCGTCGGTGGTGCGGACGACGATGTTGCCGAACTCGGCCTCGTCGAGCAGCCGGCCTTGTGCGGTGACGGCGAACTGGAACGGCGTGCCGGCGTCGGCGGGCGGCTGGCCGATGGTGCCGGCGGCGACCTGCACGTTCTGCTCGCGGATCGCGCCCAGCACGTCGTTGGCCGTGATCCCGCGCGCCTGCAGCTTCTCGGGGTTGATCCACACCCGCATCGCGTAGTCGGCCGCGCCGAACACACTCACGCCGCCGACGCCGTTCACGCGCTGCAGTTGGTCGCGTAGCCGCAGCGTGGCGAAGTTGCTCAGGAAGATGTCGTCGAACTTCGGATCGTCCGAGGTCACGCTGACCATCTGGGCGAAGTCGGGCATCCGCTTCTCGGTCTTGATGCCCATCCGCCGCACTTCCTCAGGCAGCGACGACTCGGCGGCCGACACACGGTTCTGCACCTGAACCGCGGCGATGTCGAGATCGGTGCCGGTCTCGAAAGTGACGTTGAGCGTGTAGGTGCCGTCGCCCGAAGAGGTGCTCTTCATGTAGAGCATGCCCTCGACGCCGTTGACCTCCTGCTCGATGGGCGTGGCGACGGTGGTCGCGAGGGTCTGCGCGTCGGCACCGGGATAGATCGCCTTGACCGAGATCGTCTGCGGGGCCATGTCCGGGTACGCCGCGATGGGCAGCCCCATCAGCGAGGTCAGCCCGGCCACGATGATGACCAGCGACAACACCGTCGCGAAGATCGGTCGGTAGATGAAGAACTTCGACAGCATGCGGCTTGGCGAAAGTGGTGGGCGGGTTTACTCGGACTCGGCGGGGATGGGGGTGACCGGTGCGCCGGGGCGGGCACGCATCAGGCCGCTGACGACGATGCTGTCTTCGGCCGAGAGGCCGCTGCGGACCACGCGGTCAGCCCCGTCCACGCCGCCCAACTCCACGTCCCGCCGCTCGACCACGTTCCCCTCCCCCACGACCAGCACATACGGCCCGACCTGATCCCGTGCGATCGCAACCTGCGGCACGACGATCGCGCTCGGCAACGTCTCGACCGGCATGCGGACCCGCACGAACAAGCCGCCGACGAGTTGCCGGTCCGGGTTCTGGACGGTTGCCTCGACGCGGACGGTGCCGGTCTGTTCGTCGACGATCGGGTCGGCGTAGGTGATCCCGCCGGTGTACGGGTAGCCGTCGTCGATCTCGGTGCCGAGTTCGATGAGCGGCGGCCGGCGTGACTCGTCGCCGCCCGCGCGGCGGATGGCGGTGAGGTAGACGCGGTCTGGGACGGTGAAGGCGACGGTGATCTCGCTGTCGTCAAAGATGGTGCCGAGCAGGCCGCCGTCGCCGGAGGGCGCGACCAGATCACCGACGCCGAGGCCGGCCTTGCGAATGCGACCCTTGCGTGGGGCTTCGACGGTGGCGTAGTCGAGGTCGAGTTGCTTGATCGCCAGCTCCCGCTCGGCGACGGTGACGGCGGCGTTGGCGACCTCGGCTTCGGCGCGGGCCTCGATGGCTTGCAGTTGCGAAACCGCACCGTCGGCGGCCGACCGCTCGATCCGCTGGGCCTTGGCGTCGGCGAGGGCTTGCTTGGCCTTGGCCTGGTCGAGCTGCGCTTGGGCCGCATCGCGGGCGGCGGTGTAGCTCTCGGCGTTGATGACGAACAACAGATCGCCTTCCTCGACAGGTGCGCCGTCGTCAACGGGCACGTCGTCGATGATCCCGCCGACCTGCGCGCGGATGTCGACGCTGTCGGCGGCGGACGTGGTACCGGTGAAGGTGGCGTAGTCGATCACGCTGCGCTGCTGCGGCTGGCTCACGACCACCGGCGGGGGCGGCGGGGCCTGGAACTCGTTAGAGTTGTCACAACCCGCGGCAAGC encodes the following:
- a CDS encoding multidrug efflux RND transporter permease subunit; amino-acid sequence: MLSKFFIYRPIFATVLSLVIIVAGLTSLMGLPIAAYPDMAPQTISVKAIYPGADAQTLATTVATPIEQEVNGVEGMLYMKSTSSGDGTYTLNVTFETGTDLDIAAVQVQNRVSAAESSLPEEVRRMGIKTEKRMPDFAQMVSVTSDDPKFDDIFLSNFATLRLRDQLQRVNGVGGVSVFGAADYAMRVWINPEKLQARGITANDVLGAIREQNVQVAAGTIGQPPADAGTPFQFAVTAQGRLLDEAEFGNIVVRTTDDGRQVFVRDVARLELGAANYVMESKVDQKPAAVLAIFQLPGANLIEISDGIQALIDELSPTFPEGVDVAITYDAADQVRASISEIVTTLFIAAALVILTVLVFLQDFRATLIPAVTIPVSLIGTFAVMALLGFSLNTLTLFGLVLAIGIVVDDAIVVVENVARNLAETDLLPKEAAAKAMAEVTGPIVATTLVLLAVFVPTSFMGGLTGVMYNQFGLTIAAATVFSSINALTLSPALCGVLMRKYTGKKNPLFRAFDAAIEGSTKGYTKVVTQAVRKAAIAMVVFIGLSVAGVFGFMGLPTGFVPDEDQGILMAQVVLPDAASRERTRAVTDQVNALLADTDGVRSAIQIGGFSLIDNVANPNVASYIIALENWDDRAQTQAEILGGLQGKLFGVMDGVAFAFGTPPIPGVGLAGGFDMQVQDRTGVGVDALQSATAGLVEAAGSQSNVQGVSTSFRATVPQLFVDVDREKVQQLGLDLDTVYGTLQTNLGGSYANDFNTFGRTFQVQVQADASFRSTPDDILKLRVRNDDGEPVPLSAVATVEQRFGPSFISRYNLYPSASVSGSGAPGVSSGQALNLMEDIAAQTLPASIGYEWTGLSFQEKQASGSVLLIFGLSMLLVYLTLAAQYESWTLPVAVLLAVPLGLLGVAGGAFVRGYDNNTYTQIGVVLLIALVSKNAILIIEFAREKRSEGLSPADAAIEAARLRFRPILMTAFSFILGTAPLVIATGAGAGARTALGTAVFFGLILATIFGVILTPAIYRVVQGTSERFRRTPA
- a CDS encoding efflux RND transporter periplasmic adaptor subunit; translation: MTIAIAGGLAAGCDNSNEFQAPPPPPVVVSQPQQRSVIDYATFTGTTSAADSVDIRAQVGGIIDDVPVDDGAPVEEGDLLFVINAESYTAARDAAQAQLDQAKAKQALADAKAQRIERSAADGAVSQLQAIEARAEAEVANAAVTVAERELAIKQLDLDYATVEAPRKGRIRKAGLGVGDLVAPSGDGGLLGTIFDDSEITVAFTVPDRVYLTAIRRAGGDESRRPPLIELGTEIDDGYPYTGGITYADPIVDEQTGTVRVEATVQNPDRQLVGGLFVRVRMPVETLPSAIVVPQVAIARDQVGPYVLVVGEGNVVERRDVELGGVDGADRVVRSGLSAEDSIVVSGLMRARPGAPVTPIPAESE
- a CDS encoding ion channel, which codes for MTRFRFAYLLAALILIAFVRPFIEASVLGVGVADVLLFGTLLAGAFAVAGKCWHLIVVAGLGVASALSQGLFLLTSNHVAARVFLLVTLAFYFVVGVLLLVAMFDGRRVTADTICQAMSVYLLLGLIGAMAYALLESVVPGSFSFPAGAAEPDRFDRFLGFSFVTLTTLGYGNISPASPRADALTTLQAAAGQIYLAIVVARLVGVQIGQTSADPLKDEPS